The Alphaproteobacteria bacterium sequence TGAAATCCCACAGGATTATATTAACGCAAGTCCTTTAGGTAAAATTCCAGCTTATAGCGAAAAAGATTGGTCAATTGCTGATTCTGGTGTTATTAGCGATTATTTAGAAACGCAATATCCCTCTATCGCCCTTTTGCCTACGGACCCAAAAGAACGCGCACGCGCAAAATGGTTTGAAAAATATGGTGACGAAACATTAGCAAGTGTCATTCATACTAAAATCTTTGTTGAACGTGTTGTTAAACCAGTTGTTTTAAAACAAAAAACAGATGAAACAATTGTTGAAAAAGCTATTAAAGAAGAATTACCTTCTTTATTTAATTACCTTGAAAAGGAAATCGGCGATAAGCAATATATTTCTGGCAATCAATTCTCAATTGCTGACATTGCTATTGTGACGCATTTTGTGAGCCTTGAAAAATCAAACGTAAAGCTTGATGCTCAAAAATGGCCAAAACTTGCAGCTTATGTTCAACGCATAATCAAAAGAGATAGCTTTCAAAAAGCCCTTTAATAATATAGTCG is a genomic window containing:
- a CDS encoding glutathione S-transferase family protein; translation: MFKKFLTLAAFLVITQTYNVNATPHIEQNTKTQSETIQKEERVLYGVSVSPYVRKVKVILDEKKLPFKQIEVLPLVLLKATNSEIPQDYINASPLGKIPAYSEKDWSIADSGVISDYLETQYPSIALLPTDPKERARAKWFEKYGDETLASVIHTKIFVERVVKPVVLKQKTDETIVEKAIKEELPSLFNYLEKEIGDKQYISGNQFSIADIAIVTHFVSLEKSNVKLDAQKWPKLAAYVQRIIKRDSFQKAL